TTCGTTTTCAGTTTCGACCGGCGAAACCGGGACTTTCCTTCTATCGCGTGCGCGCGACGGCGAAATCGCAACTCGGCGTCTGGGAAAAGCCCGAGATGAGCCGCGAAGGGACGCTCGCGAACAACGAACGAATGGTTCAAGTCGATCGAGGTCGAGGGCCGTATCGCGTGCTGTATGTCGGCGGCGCGCCGAATCCCGAGCATAAGTTTCTCGGTCGCTCCTTGGCCGACGATAAGCAAGTCGAACTCACCTCGCTCGTGCGCATCGCGCGACGCGAACCGAAGTTCGACTTTCGCACGCGGGCCGGAGAGACGTCGAACCCTCTGTTCCGCGGCTTCGATAAGACGGACGACGAGACCGAGCGCTACGACCAGCCGGTGTTCGTGCGACTCGGCATTCGAGAAGAAAACGAACTGCGCGACGGCTTTCCGAAGTCGGCCGATCAACTGTTCGCTTACCATGCGGTCGTGCTCGACGACGTCGAAGCCGAACTCTTTACGACCGACCAAATGGCGCTGCTTGCGCGCTTCGTTTCCGAGCGCGGTGGCGGCCTGCTCATGCTCGGCGGGCCCGACGGCTTCTCGAAGGGCCGCTTCGAGAAGACGCCGGTTGCGGACATATTGCCGGTTTATATGCAGCGCAGCGCAGCGACGATGCCGCGCCCCGAAGCCGGTTATTGTTGGAAGCCGACGCGCGAAGGTTGGCTCGAGCCTTGGCTTCGTCTGCGAGCCAACGAAGCCGACGAGCGACTCCGCCTCGAAACGATGCCGCCGTTTCGGACGTTGAATCGGACGTCGGGCATCAAGCCCGGCGCGGTGGTGCTGGCCGCGGCGGTCGATTCGTCGGGTGCGGAGCAACCGGCGTTGGTCGTGCAAAACTACGGGCGCGGGCGAGCGGCGGCGCTGCTCATCGGCGACATGTGGCGCTGGCGGCTGAAGATGGAACCGGAGAATCAAGACCTCGAAAAAACGTGGCGGCAACTGGTGCGTTGGCTCACCGCCGACGTGCCGGGCCGCATCACGGCTTCGAGCGAAGTCGTCGCCGATGAGCTGACGCAATCGGTGCGGATCGCCGTGCGAGCGCGTGATCCGGATTATCGCCCGCTCGACAACGCACAAGTGAAACTGCGAATCGTTTCGCCCGACGGCACGACCTTGCCGCTCGATATGGAACCGAGCCGGCGCGAGGCGGGGATCTATGAAGCCTCTTATGTTCCCCGCG
This is a stretch of genomic DNA from Planctomycetia bacterium. It encodes these proteins:
- a CDS encoding glutamine amidotransferase; the protein is MSGSSAQLLGALVWGARAWLLPAVAITTIALAVLAWGYLRLGGSRRLRFTAATLKAVGIALLAAILLDPLWSGTRARPGENILLILADNSRSMQVRGDSGTKTVGDAFAEQLGGTLGDERLPWLVRLKQDFDVRRYAFGDRLEPRTSFADFKFDGRSSSLHTALRALATRFEGRPLAGIVLLSDGSATDVLSPADLAKLPPIYTVLPPETAPAAEVSVTQVAATQTGFEDAPVTLTAEAQLRGFAGEPLVCQVIDEAGKVVQTQEQTPGERDGTAAFRFQFRPAKPGLSFYRVRATAKSQLGVWEKPEMSREGTLANNERMVQVDRGRGPYRVLYVGGAPNPEHKFLGRSLADDKQVELTSLVRIARREPKFDFRTRAGETSNPLFRGFDKTDDETERYDQPVFVRLGIREENELRDGFPKSADQLFAYHAVVLDDVEAELFTTDQMALLARFVSERGGGLLMLGGPDGFSKGRFEKTPVADILPVYMQRSAATMPRPEAGYCWKPTREGWLEPWLRLRANEADERLRLETMPPFRTLNRTSGIKPGAVVLAAAVDSSGAEQPALVVQNYGRGRAAALLIGDMWRWRLKMEPENQDLEKTWRQLVRWLTADVPGRITASSEVVADELTQSVRIAVRARDPDYRPLDNAQVKLRIVSPDGTTLPLDMEPSRREAGIYEASYVPRAPGAYRASVSVVDGSGKEIGGSETGWTNDPSADEFRRLEPDRDLLRKIATETKGDTVELKDLERFASELAARPVPETVQSLFPIWHTAWVFGLAIACLAGEWGLRRWRGLP